The nucleotide window GCCGGGCAGCCGCCCGCGAGAAGCAACAACCTGTCGAAGGCAGCCGCGGTGCTGGGCGCCGCCGGCCTCCTCCTGTACATCATGGGAGTCAAGCGCCGCCACCGGCTGGACAACCCGCGCGACACCGCCGAGGCCCGCCGCCCGGACCGCCGCGACGGCTGATCGAGCTTCGGTGGACGAAGGAATGGGTGCCCGGCCGCCGTTGTGCGTCCGGGCACCTCGTCTTTCATCCGCCCGCCCCCTGCCCCGCCAGGTCGATGGCCCACAGGCTTTCCTCGCCGGTGATGAACAGCCTCCGCCCATCCGCCCCGCCGAAGGTGCAGTTGGAGCACGAGTGAGGTGTGGGGATCAGCCCCAGCGCCTCGCCCGCCGCCGAGAACACCTGCACCCCCGCGCCGGACGAGGTCCAAACCCATGCTCGCGCGTCCACCGCGAATCCATCCGGCACCCCATCCTGGATCACGGCGAATACGCGGCGGTTGGAGAGAGCCCCGTCCGCCCCGACGTCGAACGCGATGATCTCGTGCCTGTCCAGGTCGGAATCCGCCACGTACAGCGTCCTGCCGTCCGGCGCGAACCCGATCCCGTTCGGCTGCTCCAGGTCCGCCATCCGCGTCAGCGTGCCCGTCCCGGGGTCGAACCGGTACACGCTGCGATGGTCCAGTTCCGGCTCGCCCGGGCAGCCCTGCCGCGGATTCTGCAGCCCGTACGTGGGATCGGTGAACCAGATGGCGCCATCCGCGGCCACGGCGGCGTCGTTCGGCGAGTTCAGCCGGCGGCCCTGGTATTCGCTCACCAGGATCGTGGGCTCGCCGCTCCCATCCGACGTGCTGACGCAGCGCCGCCCGTGCTCGCAGTGGATCAGCCGATCGCCATCCAGCGCATTCCCGTTCATGAACGCAGTCGGATCGATCAGCACGTCCACCGCGCCGTCCGGACGGAATCCGAACAGCCGCCGTCCGTCGATGTCGCTCCACACCAGCGTCTCGCGCGCGGCCCACC belongs to Longimicrobium sp. and includes:
- a CDS encoding SMP-30/gluconolactonase/LRE family protein, with the protein product MTETPLCRVRQPGPPTPVDGLDPPVSYDPSFDQVLAPGARLLSLYDQALWAEGPVWWAARETLVWSDIDGRRLFGFRPDGAVDVLIDPTAFMNGNALDGDRLIHCEHGRRCVSTSDGSGEPTILVSEYQGRRLNSPNDAAVAADGAIWFTDPTYGLQNPRQGCPGEPELDHRSVYRFDPGTGTLTRMADLEQPNGIGFAPDGRTLYVADSDLDRHEIIAFDVGADGALSNRRVFAVIQDGVPDGFAVDARAWVWTSSGAGVQVFSAAGEALGLIPTPHSCSNCTFGGADGRRLFITGEESLWAIDLAGQGAGG